One Saccharomyces kudriavzevii IFO 1802 strain IFO1802 genome assembly, chromosome: 7 DNA segment encodes these proteins:
- the PDX1 gene encoding Pdx1p (similar to Saccharomyces cerevisiae PDX1 (YGR193C); ancestral locus Anc_5.153) yields MLSAVSKVTTLRACTRYLTKCNYHASTKLFAIKTFSMPAMSPTMEKGGIVSWKYKVGEPFNTGDVILEVETDKSQIDVEALDDGKLAKILKDEGAKDVNVGEPIAYIADVDDDLAAVKLPQEQNTEKPKSSRNEAPSPEKDEVTKQQHKEPALTEAKRTKGEQANSEQTFLPSVSLLLAENGISKQKALKEIMPSGSNGRLLKGDVLAYLGKIPPDSVTKITEFIKKNEHLDLSNIEPIQLKPEESEQAQRKITNKKEITPVQFEEQLMFHAPASVPFEKLRESLNSFMKEAYQFTHETPLTDTNSKYFDPIFEDLVTLNPREPRFIFSYDLIRIPKANNMQDIYEQEDIFDLLASSDARVSQGKSVKKDLLPEKSEFLLTLNVSVNNKKFNDAEDKAERFIDYVKELQSF; encoded by the coding sequence aTGCTAAGTGCAGTATCTAAAGTCACCACTTTGAGAGCATGTACAAGATATCTAACCAAATGCAACTACCATGCATCCACTAAACTGTTTGCAATAAAGACATTTTCCATGCCTGCAATGTCCCCCACTATGGAGAAAGGTGGAATTGTGTCTTGGAAGTATAAAGTTGGTGAACCATTCAACACGGGCGATGTGATATTGGAGGTAGAAACAGATAAATCTCAAATTGATGTGGAAGCCCTGGACGATGGTAAATTAGCCAAGATTCTGAAAGATGAAGGCGCTAAAGATGTCAATGTTGGTGAACCTATTGCCTATATTGCGGATGTTGATGACGATTTAGCCGCTGTAAAGCTACCTCAAGAGCAAAACACGGAAAAGCCAAAATCTTCCAGAAATGAAGCACCATCTCCAGAAAAAGATGAAGTAACAAAGCAACAGCATAAAGAACCTGCACTTACAGAGGCTAAGAGAACCAAGGGTGAGCAGGCAAACTCTGAACAGACCTTCCTACCATCTGTTTCATTACTATTGGCTGAAAACGGTATATCCAAACAAAAGGCGTTGAAGGAAATCATGCCATCCGGGTCGAATGGTAGGTTATTAAAAGGTGATGTGCTAGCATATCTAGGAAAAATACCACCAGATTCGGTTACCAAGATAACGgaattcatcaagaaaaacgaaCACCTTGACTTATCGAACATCGAGCCAATACAACTCAAGCCTGAAGAAAGTGAGCAggctcaaagaaaaattactaACAAAAAGGAGATCACACCAGTgcaatttgaagaacaattgATGTTCCATGCTCCAGCCTCTGTtccctttgaaaaattgcgGGAATCATTAAACTCTTTCATGAAAGAGGCTTATCAGTTTACCCATGAAACACCACTAACAGAcacaaattcaaaatattttgacCCCATATTCGAGGATCTTGTTACCTTGAACCCAAGGGAGCCAAGATTTATATTCTCCTACGATTTGATACGAATCCCTAAGGCCAATAACATGCAAGATATCTATGAGCAAGAGGACATTTTTGACCTCCTAGCGAGCTCAGATGCGAGAGTTTCTCAAGGTAAATCTGTTAAAAAGGACTTGTTACCGGAAAAGAGCGAATTTTTACTAACCTTGAATGTTAGCGTCAACAACAAGAAGTTTAATGACGCGGAGGACAAAGCAGAAAGATTCATTGATTACGTAAAAGAGCTACAATCATTCtaa
- the XKS1 gene encoding xylulokinase (similar to Saccharomyces cerevisiae XKS1 (YGR194C); ancestral locus Anc_5.152), translated as MSQDSYYLGFDLSTQQLKCLAINQELKIVHSETVEFEKDLPHYRTKKGVYIHGDVIECPVAMWLEALDLVLSKYRKADFPLEKVKAISGSCQQHGSVYWSSQAEALLDQLNGEPVNDLLHYVSPEAFARQTAPNWQDHSTAKQCQEFERCVDGPEKMAQLTGSRAHFRFTGPQILKIAQLEPEAYEKTKIISLVSNFLTSVLVGHLVGLEEADACGMNLYDIRERKFSDELLHLIDNYSKGKSVKQKLMGTPTKSRIAGTICKYFIKRYGFNANCKVSPMTGDNLATICSLPLRKNDVLISLGTSTTVLLVTDKYHPSPNYHLFIHPTLPNHYMGMICYCNGSLAREKIRDRLNREGANNAENSNDWTLFNQAVLKDSQEDDNELGVYFPLGEIVPSVEATDKRVIYNAKTGHIEKVVDRFEDEWHDAKNIVESQALSCRVRISPLLSDSYTRSQQNLNEDTIVKFDYDESPLRDYLNKRPERTFFVGGASKNNAIVQKFAQVIGAKKGNFRLDTPNSCALGGCYKAMWSLLYDSNEIADPFDKFLNENFPWHVMENISNVNSESWDHYNSKIVPLSELEKTLI; from the coding sequence atgtcccAGGACTCATACTACCTCGGGTTTGATCTCTCGACACAGCAGCTGAAATGCCTCGCAATTAACCAAGAACTGAAAATTGTCCATTCAGAGACCGTTGAATTCGAAAAAGACCTTCCCCACTACCGCACGAAAAAGGGTGTCTATATCCACGGCGATGTCATAGAGTGTCCCGTGGCCATGTGGTTAGAGGCTCTAGACCTGGTTCTCTCGAAGTATCGCAAAGCAGACTTCCCACTGGAGAAAGTTAAGGCCATCTCTGGGTCATGCCAGCAGCATGGATCTGTTTACTGGTCCTCTCAAGCTGAGGCCCTGCTGGACCAACTGAACGGGGAACCGGTAAACGATTTACTGCACTACGTTAGTCCGGAGGCATTTGCCAGACAAACAGCGCCCAATTGGCAAGACCACAGTACCGCCAAGCAATGTCAGGAGTTCGAACGGTGTGTTGACGGACCTGAAAAAATGGCTCAATTGACGGGATCCAGAGCTCATTTCAGATTCACTGGGCCTCAAATTCTTAAAATTGCCCAGTTAGAGCCGGAAGCGTAcgaaaaaacaaagatcaTCTCACTAGTATCTAATTTTTTAACTTCTGTCTTAGTAGGTCATCTAGTCGGATTGGAGGAGGCTGACGCCTGTGGCATGAATCTGTATGACATTCGCGAGAGAAAATTCAGTGACGAGCTGCTACATTTGATTGACAATTACTCCAAGGGCAAATCGGTCAAACAGAAGCTAATGGGAACGCCCACGAAAAGTAGGATTGCAGGAACCATCTGcaaatattttatcaaaagaTATGGTTTCAACGCCAACTGTAAGGTTTCTCCCATGACCGGTGACAATTTAGCCACTATATGTTCATTGCCCCTGAGGAAGAACGACGTGCTGATTTCTCTGGGCACAAGCACTACTGTTCTTCTGGTCACCGACAAGTATCATCCCTCTCCAAACTATCATCTTTTCATTCATCCAACTCTACCAAACCATTATATGGGCATGATCTGTTATTGTAATGGTTCCCTGGCAAGAGAGAAAATAAGAGACCGATTAAACAGGGAGGGTGCCAATAATGCAGAAAATAGCAATGACTGGACGCTTTTCAATCAAGCTGTGTTAAAAGACTCgcaagaagatgataacGAATTAGGTGTATACTTTCCCCTAGGAGAAATCGTTCCCAGCGTCGAAGCCACAGATAAGAGAGTGATCTACAATGCGAAAACAGGTCATATCGAAAAGGTAGTAGACAGGTTTGAAGATGAGTGGCACGATGCTAAAAATATTGTGGAGTCACAGGCTTTGAGTTGCAGGGTAAGAATATCTCCTTTGCTTTCGGATTCATACACCAGGTCGCAACAGAATCTCAACGAAGACACAATAGTCAAGTTCGACTATGACGAATCTCCCCTACGTGACTACCTAAATAAAAGGCCAgaaagaactttttttgtgGGCGGAGCCTCCAAGAACAATGCCATAGTGCAGAAATTTGCCCAAGTCATCGGCGCTAAGAAGGGTAATTTTAGGTTAGATACGCCAAATTCATGTGCTCTTGGTGGTTGTTATAAGGCCATGTGGTCATTGCTGTACGATTCCAACGAGATCGCGGACCCATTTGACAAATTCCTGAATGAGAATTTCCCATGGCATGTAATGGAAAACATTTCCAATGTTAACAGTGAAAGTTGGGACCACTATAATTCAAAGATTGTCCCGTTAAGTGAATTGGAGAAGACGCTCATCTAA
- the SKI6 gene encoding exosome non-catalytic core subunit SKI6 (similar to Saccharomyces cerevisiae SKI6 (YGR195W); ancestral locus Anc_5.146) codes for MSRLEIYSPEGLRLDGRRWNELRRFESSINTHSHAADGSSYLEQGNNKIITLVKGPKEPRLKSQMDTSKALLNVSVNITKFSKFERSKSSHKNERRVLEIQTSLVRMFEKNVMLNIYPRTVIDIEIHVLEQDGGIMGSLINGITLALIDAGISMFDYISGISVGLYDTTPLLDTNSLEENAMSTVTLGVVGKSEKLSLLLIEDKIPLDRLENVLAIGIAGAHRVRDLMDEELRKHAQKRVTNASAR; via the coding sequence ATGTCAAGACTAGAAATATATTCACCAGAAGGGTTACGTCTAGACGGACGTCGATGGAATGAACTACGTCGATTCGAGAGTTCCATCAACACTCACTCGCACGCTGCAGACGGCTCGTCCTATTTGGAACAAGGTAATAACAAAATTATCACACTTGTAAAAGGTCCAAAGGAGCCAAGGTTGAAATCTCAAATGGATACCTCGAAGGCTTTATTGAATGTGTCCGTAAACATCAcgaaattttccaaattcGAAAGAAGTAAATCCAGCCATAAGAACGAGAGGCGTGTCCTTGAGATACAAACGTCTCTAGTAAGAATGTTCGAGAAAAATGTCATGCTGAACATTTACCCTAGAACAGTTATCGATATTGAGATCCATGTCCTTGAGCAAGATGGTGGTATCATGGGCTCACTAATCAATGGTATCACTCTCGCTTTGATAGACGCAGGTATATCGATGTTCGATTACATAAGTGGTATCTCCGTCGGACTGTATGATACCACCCCGTTATTAGATACTAATTCGTTAGAAGAAAACGCCATGAGTACAGTGACATTAGGTGTTGTGGGGAAATCAGAAAAACTGtctcttttattgataGAAGACAAAATCCCGTTGGATAGATTAGAGAACGTCCTAGCCATCGGCATCGCGGGCGCTCACAGGGTAAGAGATTTGATGGACGAAGAACTAAGGAAACATGCTCAGAAGAGAGTCACCAATGCCTCCGCTAGgtag